The following are encoded together in the Phenylobacterium sp. NIBR 498073 genome:
- a CDS encoding pentapeptide repeat-containing protein, with translation MSRLTRRLSVLAALLATALAAVPGMASANMGDKDVARMVSFGGACAKCELSGRKLAGAQFVGANFAQAALVGSDLRDARFLGANFSGADLSRADLTDAQMVGANFTTAVLTDARLRDVEARGVNFGAANLARADLQDAAAAGSNFSKANLSNASLRGAELRATNFSKANARAADFRDAALTGANLGSGAFDHASFRDADLSAASLTGATFVNTDFRGATMTGANIAGVDLSRTKGLEQDQLDNACADGATRTPPGLVAKACHRGSRVRIVARPAPPAPPAPPAPPAPPRFFAAVD, from the coding sequence ATGTCTCGCCTGACGCGGCGCCTCTCCGTCCTCGCAGCCCTGCTCGCCACGGCGCTCGCCGCCGTGCCTGGCATGGCCAGCGCCAATATGGGCGACAAGGACGTGGCGCGGATGGTCTCCTTCGGCGGGGCCTGCGCCAAGTGCGAGCTGTCGGGCCGCAAGCTGGCCGGCGCGCAGTTTGTCGGCGCCAATTTCGCCCAGGCCGCCCTGGTCGGCTCAGACCTGCGCGACGCGCGCTTCCTCGGAGCCAACTTCAGCGGGGCCGACCTGTCGCGGGCCGATCTCACCGACGCCCAGATGGTCGGCGCCAACTTCACCACCGCGGTGCTGACCGACGCGCGCCTGCGCGATGTCGAGGCGCGTGGAGTGAACTTCGGCGCCGCCAACCTCGCCCGCGCCGACCTGCAGGACGCCGCGGCGGCCGGCTCGAACTTCAGCAAGGCCAATCTCTCCAACGCCTCGCTGCGCGGGGCCGAACTGCGGGCGACCAACTTCTCCAAGGCCAACGCCCGCGCCGCCGACTTCCGCGACGCTGCGCTCACCGGGGCCAATCTCGGCTCGGGCGCCTTCGATCACGCCTCGTTCCGCGACGCCGACCTCTCGGCCGCCAGCCTCACCGGCGCGACGTTCGTCAACACCGACTTCCGCGGCGCGACCATGACCGGGGCCAACATCGCCGGGGTCGACCTCTCCCGCACCAAGGGGCTGGAGCAGGACCAGCTGGACAACGCCTGCGCCGACGGCGCCACCCGCACCCCGCCCGGCCTGGTCGCCAAGGCCTGCCATCGCGGGTCTCGCGTCCGGATCGTCGCCCGCCCCGCACCGCCGGCCCCGCCCGCGCCCCCAGCGCCGCCTGCCCCGCCGCGCTTCTTCGCCGCCGTCGACTGA
- the aspS gene encoding aspartate--tRNA ligase — protein MHAYRTHTAGALRAADTGKTVRLSGWIHRKRDHGGLVFIDLRDHYGLTQLVISPETPGFDVIERLRAESVIRVDGEVVARSLETVNANLPTGEVEVRVRSVEVLSEAAELPLPVFGEPEYPEEIRLKHRYLDLRRETLHRNIVLRSKVIHSIRNRMIDQGFLEYQTPILTASSPEGARDFLVPSRMHPTKFYALPQAPQQFKQLLMVSGFDRYFQIAPCFRDEDLRADRSLEFYQLDVEMSFVTQEDVFAAIEPVMHGVFEEFGGGKRVSPIDQPMSYVDDFGKTIEHKGFERLTYVQSMARYGTDKPDLRNPIVMQDVSDNFRGGGFGLFARILEDAKNAVWAIPAPKGGSRAFCDRMNSWAQGEGQPGLGYIFWSEDQGGWGGPIAKNLGPDATTALMTAIGMGQGDAAFFVAGDPKVFAKFAGNARTKVGTDLKLVDEDQFKFCWIVDFPMFEWSEEEQKVDFSHNPFSMPQGGLDALLTQDPLTIRAFQYDIVCNGYELCSGAIRNHIPEVMVKAFELAGYGANVVEEEFGGMLNAFRHGAPPHGGLAPGIDRIVMLLAGETAIREVIAFPLNQQGQDLLMNAPSEVLEKQLKELHIRLAPPIKV, from the coding sequence ATGCACGCCTACCGCACCCATACCGCAGGCGCCCTGCGCGCCGCCGACACGGGCAAGACCGTCCGCCTTTCGGGCTGGATTCACCGCAAGCGCGACCACGGCGGTCTGGTCTTCATCGACCTGCGCGACCACTATGGTCTGACCCAGCTGGTGATCAGCCCGGAGACCCCCGGCTTCGACGTCATCGAGCGCCTGCGCGCCGAGAGCGTCATCCGGGTCGACGGTGAAGTCGTGGCTCGCAGCCTGGAGACCGTGAACGCCAACCTGCCGACCGGCGAGGTCGAGGTGCGCGTGCGTTCGGTCGAGGTGCTGTCGGAAGCCGCCGAACTGCCCCTGCCGGTCTTCGGCGAGCCGGAGTACCCGGAAGAGATCCGCCTGAAGCACCGCTACCTGGACCTGCGCCGCGAGACGCTGCACCGGAACATCGTGCTGCGCTCGAAGGTCATCCACTCGATCCGCAACCGCATGATCGACCAGGGCTTCCTGGAGTACCAGACGCCGATCCTGACGGCCTCGTCGCCGGAAGGCGCGCGCGACTTCCTGGTGCCCTCGCGGATGCACCCGACCAAGTTCTACGCGCTGCCGCAGGCGCCCCAGCAGTTCAAGCAGCTGCTGATGGTCTCGGGCTTCGACCGCTACTTCCAGATCGCGCCGTGCTTCCGCGACGAGGACCTGCGCGCCGACCGGTCGCTGGAATTCTACCAGCTCGACGTCGAGATGAGCTTCGTCACCCAGGAAGACGTGTTCGCCGCGATCGAGCCGGTGATGCACGGCGTGTTCGAGGAGTTCGGCGGCGGCAAGCGCGTCTCGCCGATCGACCAGCCGATGTCCTATGTCGACGACTTCGGCAAGACCATCGAGCACAAGGGTTTTGAGCGCCTGACCTACGTGCAGTCGATGGCCCGCTATGGCACCGACAAGCCCGACCTGCGCAACCCGATCGTCATGCAGGACGTGTCGGACAACTTCCGCGGCGGCGGTTTCGGCCTGTTCGCGCGCATCCTGGAAGACGCCAAGAACGCCGTCTGGGCGATCCCGGCCCCGAAGGGCGGCAGCCGCGCGTTCTGCGACCGCATGAACAGCTGGGCGCAGGGTGAGGGCCAGCCCGGTCTGGGCTACATCTTCTGGTCCGAGGACCAAGGCGGCTGGGGCGGCCCGATCGCCAAGAACCTCGGCCCCGACGCGACCACGGCGTTGATGACCGCGATCGGCATGGGGCAGGGCGACGCCGCCTTCTTCGTGGCCGGCGATCCGAAGGTGTTCGCGAAGTTTGCGGGCAACGCCCGGACCAAGGTCGGTACGGACCTGAAGCTGGTCGACGAGGATCAGTTCAAGTTCTGCTGGATCGTCGACTTCCCGATGTTCGAGTGGAGCGAGGAAGAGCAGAAGGTCGACTTCTCGCACAACCCGTTCTCGATGCCGCAGGGCGGCCTCGACGCGCTGCTGACCCAGGACCCGCTGACCATCCGCGCGTTCCAGTACGATATCGTCTGCAATGGCTATGAGCTGTGCTCGGGCGCGATCCGGAACCACATCCCCGAGGTGATGGTGAAGGCGTTCGAACTGGCCGGCTACGGCGCCAACGTCGTCGAGGAAGAGTTCGGCGGCATGCTGAACGCCTTCCGCCACGGCGCGCCGCCGCACGGCGGCCTGGCGCCCGGCATCGACCGGATCGTCATGCTGCTGGCCGGCGAGACGGCGATCCGTGAGGTCATCGCCTTCCCGCTGAACCAGCAGGGCCAGGACCTGCTGATGAACGCTCCGTCGGAAGTGCTGGAGAAGCAGCTGAAGGAGCTGCACATCCGCCTGGCGCCGCCGATCAAGGTTTAG
- a CDS encoding LysR family transcriptional regulator, translated as MDRMDLYRVFARVVDCASFTRAADSLGLPRSSVSAAVQMLETRLGARLLNRTTRRVSVTEDGAVFYERCVRLLSDMEEAEDLFRNAGGRPSGRLRVDVPGRIGRLVIAPALPEFLAAYPQIEIDLGMTDRAVDLVEERADCVLRVGPLGDSGLVGRRIGDLELINVASPAYLARHGAPAGPQDLAEHLAVNYASPSSGRVEPWELMDGEMVRTQPMRGTVCVNSAEGLIACCLAGLGLIQIPAYDVAGHLAAGELVRVMDEHRAQPMQMTLLYPHRRQAPERLKVFSAWLDTLLRPHVRAP; from the coding sequence ATGGACCGTATGGATCTCTACCGGGTGTTCGCCCGAGTGGTGGACTGCGCGAGCTTCACCCGCGCCGCCGACAGCCTTGGCCTGCCGCGCTCCTCGGTGTCGGCGGCAGTGCAGATGCTGGAGACCCGGCTCGGCGCGCGCTTGCTGAACCGGACCACGCGGCGGGTGTCCGTCACGGAGGACGGCGCCGTCTTCTACGAGCGCTGCGTGCGGCTGCTCTCGGACATGGAGGAGGCCGAGGACCTCTTCCGCAATGCGGGCGGTCGGCCCTCCGGCCGGCTACGGGTGGACGTGCCCGGCCGCATCGGGAGGCTGGTGATCGCGCCGGCCCTGCCGGAGTTCCTCGCGGCATATCCGCAAATCGAGATCGACCTCGGGATGACCGACCGCGCGGTCGATCTCGTGGAGGAGCGGGCCGATTGCGTGCTGCGGGTCGGCCCCTTGGGCGATTCCGGATTGGTCGGGCGGCGCATCGGCGACCTGGAGCTGATCAACGTGGCGAGCCCGGCCTATCTTGCGCGCCACGGCGCCCCCGCCGGCCCGCAGGACCTGGCGGAGCATCTGGCGGTCAACTATGCGTCGCCCTCAAGCGGGCGCGTGGAACCGTGGGAGTTGATGGACGGCGAGATGGTGCGCACGCAACCGATGCGTGGGACCGTCTGCGTAAACAGCGCCGAAGGGCTGATCGCCTGCTGCCTGGCCGGGCTGGGCCTGATTCAGATCCCGGCCTACGACGTCGCCGGGCATCTGGCGGCGGGCGAGTTGGTGCGGGTGATGGACGAGCATCGCGCCCAGCCCATGCAGATGACGCTGCTCTACCCGCATCGGCGACAGGCGCCGGAAAGGCTCAAGGTCTTCTCCGCCTGGCTGGACACGCTGCTGCGTCCGCACGTCCGCGCGCCTTGA
- a CDS encoding SDR family oxidoreductase yields the protein MANHDIKGKTVLIAGGAKNLGGLLARDLAAHGARAVAIHYNSAAATAEADATVQAVRAAGAEALALQADLTTAGAMEKLFDDAAAAFGRPDIAINTVGKVLKKPMAEITEAEFDEMSAVNAKSAFFFLREAGRLLKDNGKACTLVTSLLGAFTPYYAAYAGMKAPVEHFTRAAAKELGERGISVTAIGPGPMDTPFFYPAEGADAVAYHRGAAALSKFSKTGLTDIEDIVPFIRFLVSDGWWMTGQTILVNGGYTTK from the coding sequence ATGGCCAACCACGACATCAAGGGCAAGACCGTCCTCATCGCCGGCGGCGCCAAGAACCTCGGCGGCCTGCTCGCCCGCGACCTCGCCGCGCACGGAGCGCGGGCGGTCGCCATCCACTACAACAGCGCCGCCGCGACGGCGGAGGCCGACGCCACCGTCCAGGCCGTGCGCGCGGCGGGCGCGGAGGCGCTCGCCCTCCAGGCCGACCTCACCACCGCCGGCGCAATGGAAAAGCTGTTCGATGACGCGGCCGCGGCGTTCGGCCGGCCCGATATCGCCATCAACACCGTGGGCAAGGTGCTGAAGAAGCCAATGGCCGAAATCACCGAGGCCGAGTTCGACGAGATGAGCGCGGTCAACGCCAAGTCCGCCTTCTTCTTCCTGCGAGAGGCCGGCCGCCTGCTCAAGGACAACGGCAAGGCCTGCACCCTGGTGACCTCGCTGCTCGGCGCTTTCACGCCGTACTACGCCGCCTATGCCGGGATGAAGGCGCCGGTGGAGCACTTCACCCGCGCCGCCGCCAAGGAGTTGGGCGAGCGTGGTATCTCGGTCACCGCCATCGGCCCTGGCCCAATGGACACGCCGTTCTTCTATCCGGCCGAAGGCGCGGACGCGGTCGCCTATCACAGGGGCGCCGCGGCCCTCTCGAAGTTCTCGAAGACCGGGCTCACCGACATCGAGGACATCGTGCCCTTCATCCGTTTCCTGGTGTCGGACGGCTGGTGGATGACCGGCCAGACCATCCTGGTCAACGGCGGCTACACGACGAAGTAG
- a CDS encoding serine hydrolase domain-containing protein, with product MKRHLLATALAAATMTWAASPVALAKEPAAALAPAASPEAVGFDSARLKRLDAAMAQVVANGRVAGVQTLLARHGQLVAFNTYGKENLETGAALKKDAIFRIYSMSKPVTGVAMMILFEEGRWRLDDPVTAYLPEMKDLKVWKGVDAQGQPILEPVKRPPTMRELMSHTAGFGYGLGDKHPVDRMFRDGRILGAADLKDLTAKTAAIPLMYQPGEQWSYSVAVDLQGAVVERLTGQSLGDFMESRIFKPLKMNDTGFYTGAGKAGRLATPYIGNPETGKIEEAKTLFGQPIQNFVDKPRLESGGGGLVSTTRDYARFAQMIANGGELDGVRILSPASVELMGTNVIPQAALVSSNGSTASSFNEAVGFGLDFMVVNDPRKAGSLEGKGTMSWGGAAGTWFWVDPTNDVIFVGMIQRYGGTGGPDLGGLTRTLVYQALVDPAK from the coding sequence ATGAAGCGCCATCTGCTGGCGACGGCTCTGGCCGCGGCGACGATGACCTGGGCCGCGTCGCCTGTCGCCCTGGCCAAGGAGCCGGCGGCGGCGCTGGCGCCGGCCGCGAGCCCAGAGGCGGTGGGTTTTGACAGCGCACGCCTGAAGCGGCTGGACGCGGCCATGGCCCAGGTGGTGGCCAATGGTCGCGTGGCTGGCGTGCAGACCCTGCTGGCGCGCCACGGCCAGTTGGTGGCGTTCAACACCTACGGCAAAGAAAACCTGGAGACCGGCGCGGCGCTCAAGAAGGACGCCATCTTCCGCATCTACTCGATGTCCAAGCCGGTGACCGGCGTGGCGATGATGATCCTGTTCGAGGAAGGCCGCTGGCGGCTGGACGACCCGGTCACGGCGTACCTGCCCGAAATGAAGGACCTGAAGGTCTGGAAGGGCGTCGACGCCCAGGGCCAGCCGATCCTGGAGCCGGTGAAGCGGCCGCCGACCATGCGCGAGTTGATGAGCCATACGGCCGGGTTCGGCTATGGCCTTGGCGACAAGCACCCCGTCGACCGGATGTTCCGTGACGGCCGGATCCTGGGGGCGGCCGACCTGAAGGACCTGACCGCCAAGACCGCCGCGATCCCGCTGATGTACCAGCCCGGCGAGCAGTGGAGCTATTCGGTCGCCGTCGACCTGCAGGGGGCGGTGGTCGAGCGGCTGACCGGCCAGAGCCTGGGCGACTTCATGGAAAGCCGCATTTTCAAGCCGCTGAAGATGAACGACACCGGCTTCTACACCGGGGCGGGCAAGGCCGGGCGGCTGGCGACGCCCTATATCGGCAATCCCGAGACCGGCAAGATCGAGGAGGCCAAGACCCTGTTCGGCCAGCCGATCCAGAATTTCGTCGACAAGCCGCGGCTGGAGTCGGGGGGCGGCGGGCTGGTCTCGACCACCCGCGACTATGCGCGCTTCGCCCAGATGATCGCCAACGGCGGCGAACTGGACGGGGTGCGGATCCTGTCGCCGGCCTCGGTCGAACTGATGGGAACCAACGTCATCCCACAGGCGGCGCTGGTATCGTCGAACGGCTCGACCGCCTCGTCGTTCAACGAGGCGGTGGGCTTTGGCCTGGACTTCATGGTGGTCAACGACCCGCGCAAGGCCGGCAGCCTGGAAGGCAAGGGCACGATGAGCTGGGGCGGGGCGGCCGGCACGTGGTTCTGGGTCGACCCGACCAACGACGTGATCTTCGTCGGCATGATCCAGCGCTATGGCGGCACCGGCGGGCCGGACCTGGGCGGTCTAACTAGGACGCTGGTCTACCAGGCCCTCGTCGATCCGGCGAAGTAG
- the parC gene encoding DNA topoisomerase IV subunit A: MTKHIPPPGDGDGDRIIDEPLTEALSRRYLAYALSTITGRALPDVRDGMKPVHRRLMYAMRQLRLDPNTTAKKCARVVGDVIGKYHPHGDTAVYDALVRLAQDFAQRYPLVDGQGNFGNIDGDNAAAMRYTECKLTVAAQLLLDGIDEDAVDFRPTYDGEDEEPVVLPAGFPNLLANGSSGIAVGMATSIPPHNAAELIDACLVLLEDPNAETSRLMDHVQGPDFPTGGVIVEPRESMLETYATGRGGVRVRARWEKEDTGRGTYQIVVTEIPYQVKKADLVEQLADLIETKKAPLLGDVRDESAEDVRLVLEPKNRNVEPEVLMESLFKLSALESRFPVNMNVLDAKGAPGVMGLRQLLQSFLDHRREVVVRRARFRLDKIEARLHILDGLVIAFLNLDEVIRIVRYEDEPKARLIEAFALSDIQADAILNTRLRQLAKLEEMELRREHAELAEERDGLLKMLASDKAQWRLVGVGLKDVRAILGPDTNLGKRRSTFDTAPVVDAEAAMEAMIVREPITVILSERGWIRAAKGKVEDPSELKFKEGDKLGFIVAAETTDKLLIFASDGRFFTIGCDKLPGARGHGEPLRLMLDLDDKTDIIDIFPHKPGTKRVIASKEGYGFILPEEEAVSFRRAGKQVLNAGAKGAAFAMPMSGDHFGVIGDNGKILIFPLSELPEMPRGKGVKLQTYREGGLRDAVVFNAEEGATWIDTAGRTRVWGEWREWLGRRAAAGKLAPKGFPTSKRFKPK; encoded by the coding sequence ATGACCAAGCACATCCCACCGCCCGGCGACGGGGACGGCGACCGCATCATCGACGAGCCGCTGACCGAGGCGCTGTCGCGGCGATATCTGGCATATGCGCTCTCGACCATCACCGGCCGGGCGCTGCCCGACGTGCGCGACGGGATGAAGCCGGTGCACAGGCGGCTGATGTACGCCATGCGCCAGCTGCGGCTGGACCCGAACACCACGGCCAAGAAGTGCGCCCGCGTGGTCGGCGACGTGATCGGTAAGTACCACCCGCACGGCGACACCGCCGTCTACGACGCCCTGGTGCGCCTGGCCCAGGACTTCGCCCAGCGCTACCCGCTGGTCGACGGGCAGGGGAACTTCGGCAACATCGACGGCGATAACGCCGCGGCCATGCGATATACCGAGTGCAAGCTCACCGTCGCTGCGCAGCTGCTGCTGGACGGCATTGATGAGGACGCGGTCGACTTCCGTCCGACCTATGACGGCGAGGACGAGGAACCGGTGGTGCTGCCGGCCGGGTTCCCGAACCTGCTGGCCAACGGCTCGAGCGGCATCGCCGTGGGCATGGCGACCTCGATCCCTCCGCACAACGCCGCCGAGCTGATCGACGCCTGCCTGGTGCTGCTGGAGGACCCGAACGCCGAGACCTCGCGGCTGATGGATCACGTCCAGGGCCCGGACTTCCCGACCGGCGGGGTGATCGTCGAACCGCGCGAGAGCATGCTGGAGACCTACGCCACCGGTCGCGGCGGGGTGCGGGTGCGGGCGCGCTGGGAGAAGGAAGACACCGGCCGCGGGACCTATCAGATCGTCGTCACCGAGATCCCGTATCAGGTGAAGAAGGCCGATCTGGTCGAGCAACTGGCCGACCTGATCGAGACCAAGAAGGCCCCGCTGCTGGGCGACGTGCGCGATGAGAGCGCCGAGGACGTGCGCCTGGTCCTCGAGCCCAAGAACCGCAACGTCGAGCCCGAAGTGCTGATGGAGAGCCTGTTCAAGCTCTCGGCGCTTGAGAGCCGGTTCCCGGTCAACATGAACGTGCTGGACGCCAAGGGCGCGCCGGGCGTCATGGGCCTGCGCCAGCTGCTGCAGTCGTTCCTGGATCACCGCCGCGAGGTGGTGGTGCGCCGGGCGCGCTTCCGCCTCGACAAGATCGAAGCGCGGCTGCACATCCTGGACGGCCTGGTCATCGCCTTCCTGAACCTGGACGAGGTGATCCGCATCGTCCGCTACGAGGATGAGCCCAAGGCCCGGCTGATCGAGGCGTTCGCGCTTTCCGACATCCAGGCCGACGCGATCCTCAACACCCGGCTGCGCCAACTGGCCAAGCTGGAGGAGATGGAGCTGCGGCGCGAGCACGCCGAGTTGGCCGAGGAACGCGACGGCCTGTTGAAGATGCTGGCCTCGGACAAGGCCCAGTGGCGCCTGGTCGGCGTTGGCCTGAAGGACGTGCGCGCGATCCTTGGCCCCGACACCAACCTGGGCAAGCGGCGCTCGACCTTCGACACCGCCCCGGTGGTGGACGCCGAGGCGGCCATGGAGGCGATGATCGTGCGCGAGCCGATCACCGTCATCCTGTCCGAGCGCGGCTGGATCCGCGCGGCGAAGGGCAAGGTCGAGGACCCGTCGGAACTGAAGTTCAAGGAAGGCGACAAGCTCGGCTTCATCGTCGCGGCCGAGACGACGGACAAGCTGCTGATCTTCGCCTCGGACGGCAGGTTCTTCACCATCGGTTGCGACAAGCTGCCGGGTGCGCGCGGCCATGGCGAGCCGCTGCGGCTGATGCTCGACCTCGACGACAAGACCGACATCATCGACATCTTCCCCCACAAGCCGGGGACCAAGCGCGTCATCGCCTCGAAGGAGGGCTACGGCTTCATCCTGCCCGAGGAGGAGGCGGTCAGCTTCCGCCGGGCCGGCAAGCAGGTTCTGAACGCCGGGGCCAAGGGCGCGGCCTTCGCCATGCCGATGAGCGGCGACCACTTCGGGGTGATCGGCGACAACGGCAAGATCCTGATCTTCCCGCTGTCGGAGCTGCCGGAGATGCCGCGCGGCAAGGGCGTGAAGCTGCAGACCTACCGCGAAGGCGGCCTGCGCGACGCGGTGGTGTTCAACGCCGAGGAGGGCGCGACCTGGATCGACACCGCCGGCCGCACCCGTGTCTGGGGCGAGTGGCGCGAGTGGCTGGGCCGGCGTGCGGCGGCGGGCAAGCTGGCGCCCAAGGGCTTTCCGACCAGCAAGCGGTTCAAGCCGAAATAG
- the recO gene encoding DNA repair protein RecO, giving the protein MEFEDDAYVLSARAHGETGAIVELLTARHGKYAAHVAGGASRRMKPFLQAGARTIVHYRARVSDQLGSAQLEPVGEGPSALFDDRMALAGLSAAAAVAAAALPEREPHPGVFLAFEALTAALMLPEIWPAVFVRFEAGLLQELGFGMDLSKCAATGEVDDLIYVSPRTGRAVSRKAGEPYKDRLLPLPPFMLSAQTGLAAGDVKAGLDLTAHFLELFVFGPVNRPLPPARVWLVERLIESDRL; this is encoded by the coding sequence ATGGAATTCGAAGACGACGCCTATGTGCTGTCGGCCCGCGCCCACGGTGAGACCGGGGCGATCGTCGAGCTGCTGACCGCGCGGCACGGCAAGTACGCCGCCCACGTGGCCGGCGGGGCCTCGCGGCGGATGAAACCGTTCCTGCAAGCCGGGGCGCGGACCATCGTCCACTACCGGGCGAGGGTGTCGGATCAGTTGGGCTCGGCGCAGCTGGAGCCGGTGGGGGAGGGCCCCTCGGCGCTGTTCGACGATCGCATGGCGCTGGCCGGGCTGTCGGCGGCTGCGGCGGTGGCGGCTGCGGCGCTGCCCGAGCGCGAGCCGCACCCCGGCGTCTTCCTGGCCTTCGAGGCTCTGACCGCGGCGCTGATGCTGCCGGAGATCTGGCCCGCGGTGTTCGTGCGCTTCGAGGCCGGGCTGCTGCAAGAGCTGGGCTTCGGCATGGACCTGTCGAAGTGCGCGGCGACCGGCGAGGTCGACGACCTGATCTATGTCAGCCCGCGCACCGGGCGGGCGGTGAGCCGCAAGGCCGGCGAGCCCTACAAGGATCGGCTGCTGCCGTTGCCGCCGTTCATGCTGTCGGCCCAGACCGGACTGGCGGCCGGCGACGTCAAGGCGGGGCTGGACCTGACGGCGCACTTCCTGGAGCTGTTCGTGTTCGGGCCGGTGAACAGGCCGCTGCCCCCGGCGCGGGTGTGGCTGGTGGAGCGGCTCATCGAGTCCGACCGGCTCTAG
- the era gene encoding GTPase Era: MTTRAGFAAIIGAPNAGKSTLTNRLVGAKVTIVTQKVQTTRFPVRGVAMAGESQVVLVDTPGIFSPRRRLDRAMVRSAWGGADEADVTVHLVDVQAELAAAEPGAKSADKRSAADVQMIVEGLKTAGKKVILALNKIDGVKRERLLGLAQGLYDTGVYTEVFMISAADGQGVDDLKARLAELMPEGPWLYPEEQTADLPARLLAAEITREKLFLRVHEELPYAAAVETTAFQERKDGSVRIEQSIYVERESQRPIVLGKNGQTLKWIGQKSREELIELFDRPVHLFLHVKVDERWADKREFYGDVGLDFDA; the protein is encoded by the coding sequence ATGACCACCCGCGCCGGCTTCGCCGCGATTATCGGAGCCCCGAATGCGGGCAAGTCGACCCTGACCAACCGCCTGGTCGGGGCCAAGGTCACCATTGTGACCCAGAAGGTCCAGACCACACGCTTCCCGGTGCGTGGCGTCGCCATGGCCGGCGAGTCGCAGGTCGTGCTGGTCGACACTCCCGGCATCTTCTCGCCACGCCGCCGGCTGGACCGGGCGATGGTGCGCTCGGCCTGGGGCGGCGCCGACGAGGCCGACGTGACGGTGCACCTGGTCGACGTGCAGGCCGAACTGGCCGCCGCCGAGCCGGGCGCCAAGTCCGCCGACAAGCGCTCGGCCGCCGACGTGCAGATGATCGTCGAGGGCCTGAAGACCGCCGGCAAGAAGGTGATCCTGGCGCTCAACAAGATCGACGGGGTCAAGCGCGAGCGCCTGCTGGGCCTGGCGCAGGGGCTCTACGACACCGGCGTCTACACCGAGGTGTTCATGATCTCGGCCGCGGACGGCCAAGGCGTGGACGACCTGAAGGCGCGGTTGGCCGAGCTGATGCCGGAGGGGCCCTGGCTCTATCCGGAGGAGCAGACCGCCGACCTGCCGGCGAGGTTGCTGGCCGCCGAGATCACCCGCGAGAAACTGTTCCTGCGCGTGCACGAGGAGCTGCCCTACGCGGCCGCCGTCGAGACCACCGCATTCCAGGAGCGCAAGGACGGTTCGGTGCGGATCGAACAGTCGATCTATGTCGAACGCGAAAGCCAGCGCCCGATCGTGCTGGGCAAGAACGGCCAGACCCTGAAGTGGATCGGCCAGAAGTCGCGCGAGGAGCTGATTGAGCTGTTCGACCGCCCGGTGCACCTGTTCCTGCACGTGAAGGTCGACGAACGCTGGGCCGACAAGCGCGAGTTCTACGGCGACGTGGGCCTGGATTTCGACGCCTAG
- the rnc gene encoding ribonuclease III → MNRREVAVAELEGRIGHVFHDRELLERALTHASVGDGAHKVRHYERLEFLGDRVLNLLAAERLMALNSEAREGEMSRLMAGLVNYHACARVARRIGLPSALRMAHSASKIGARDKDTVLGDACEALIGAIYIDDGLEAARAFFLEFWAEEFERLDAPQIKDPKTQLQEWAQGRGLALPLYKVVGREGPDHAPSFTVSVSVGDYEPELAEGRSRQEAEKAAATVMLLKREGPQ, encoded by the coding sequence ATGAACAGACGAGAAGTCGCGGTCGCCGAACTGGAAGGCCGCATCGGCCACGTTTTCCACGATCGCGAGCTTCTGGAGCGCGCGCTGACGCACGCCAGCGTCGGCGATGGCGCGCACAAGGTCCGCCACTATGAGCGGCTGGAGTTCCTGGGCGACCGGGTGCTGAACCTGCTCGCGGCCGAGCGGCTGATGGCGTTGAATTCCGAGGCGCGGGAAGGGGAGATGAGCCGGCTGATGGCGGGGCTCGTCAACTACCACGCCTGCGCCCGGGTCGCCCGGCGGATCGGCCTGCCCAGCGCCCTGCGCATGGCGCACAGCGCCAGCAAGATCGGCGCGCGCGACAAGGACACCGTGCTGGGCGACGCCTGCGAGGCGCTGATCGGGGCGATCTATATCGACGACGGGCTGGAAGCGGCCCGGGCCTTCTTTCTGGAGTTCTGGGCCGAGGAGTTCGAGCGCCTGGACGCACCGCAGATCAAGGATCCCAAGACCCAGCTGCAGGAATGGGCGCAAGGCCGCGGCCTGGCGCTGCCCCTCTACAAGGTGGTCGGCCGCGAAGGCCCTGACCACGCCCCCTCGTTCACCGTGTCGGTGAGCGTGGGCGACTATGAACCCGAACTTGCCGAAGGCCGTTCCCGTCAGGAGGCCGAAAAGGCCGCGGCCACGGTGATGCTGCTCAAACGCGAAGGACCTCAATGA